In one Bartonella grahamii subsp. shimonis genomic region, the following are encoded:
- a CDS encoding YadA-like family protein: MGLAVSNLRYNDTPGKLSVGFGTGLWRSQSAFAFGAGYTSENGKYRSNISATTSGGHWGVGAGFNMTLN; the protein is encoded by the coding sequence ATTGGTTTAGCAGTATCTAATTTACGCTACAATGATACACCTGGAAAATTAAGCGTTGGATTTGGTACTGGTTTATGGCGTAGTCAGTCTGCATTTGCCTTTGGTGCAGGTTACACCTCAGAAAATGGAAAATACCGCTCTAACATATCCGCAACAACTTCTGGAGGACACTGGGGTGTAGGTGCGGGATTCAATATGACATTGAATTGA
- a CDS encoding helix-turn-helix transcriptional regulator — protein sequence MARPEAKPKTELAKRFREVRHVLGFTERKQFAEHLGITAGSIGTYETGISEPTASALSKYQEICGVSLDWLVTGDGEMFSDRAKAKAVGFKPQAIPVGLMKKLGHLAYTTYHNAKIDLSSEDVAELAAELYGKLQELIQNLNDMEEVEATLPLLKLHLKRKIETEKHI from the coding sequence TTGGCTCGTCCGGAAGCAAAACCTAAAACTGAGTTGGCAAAACGTTTTCGTGAAGTGCGTCACGTTCTTGGTTTTACAGAGCGTAAGCAGTTTGCTGAACATCTTGGTATCACTGCTGGTTCTATAGGAACTTATGAAACTGGTATAAGTGAGCCTACAGCCTCTGCGCTCTCCAAATATCAAGAAATTTGTGGCGTTTCATTAGATTGGCTTGTAACGGGCGATGGCGAGATGTTTTCAGATAGGGCAAAGGCGAAAGCAGTTGGTTTTAAACCGCAAGCAATTCCTGTTGGACTGATGAAAAAGCTTGGACATTTAGCTTATACGACCTATCATAATGCAAAAATAGATCTTTCTTCTGAAGATGTTGCGGAATTAGCAGCAGAACTTTATGGAAAATTGCAAGAGCTTATTCAAAATCTCAATGATATGGAAGAAGTTGAAGCCACTTTGCCACTTTTAAAATTACATTTAAAGCGTAAAATCGAAACTGAAAAGCACATCTAG